Proteins from a genomic interval of Geodermatophilus obscurus DSM 43160:
- a CDS encoding SDR family NAD(P)-dependent oxidoreductase: MVVELTGKYALVTGGSRGIGRAITLGLARHGATVMACYRNGGEAVDSLDKELEQIGGDHRLMPADVTAPDAVEELTEECRERFGALDVVVNNAGVTSRAPIAQLPLAEWQRVMDTNLTGAFLVTQKALPLMGPGASIVNIGSRAARAGMPASGHYTATKAGLVGLTRSLAKELGPRGIRVNVVAPGVIDTGEEQNAPPEARTAIAARTGGLSALGRRGSPDEVAGAVVFLASDLSTYLTGATIDVDGGI, encoded by the coding sequence ATGGTCGTAGAACTCACTGGCAAGTACGCGCTCGTGACCGGCGGATCCCGCGGTATCGGACGGGCGATCACCCTGGGATTGGCTCGGCACGGGGCCACCGTCATGGCCTGCTACCGCAACGGTGGCGAAGCGGTGGACAGCCTGGACAAGGAGCTGGAACAGATCGGCGGCGACCACCGTCTGATGCCGGCCGACGTGACAGCACCAGACGCGGTGGAGGAGCTCACCGAGGAGTGCCGCGAGCGCTTCGGCGCCCTGGACGTCGTGGTGAACAACGCGGGCGTGACCAGCAGGGCCCCCATCGCGCAACTCCCGCTGGCCGAGTGGCAGCGCGTCATGGACACCAACCTCACCGGCGCCTTTCTGGTGACCCAGAAGGCTCTGCCACTCATGGGACCCGGGGCGTCGATCGTGAACATCGGCTCCCGTGCGGCCCGTGCGGGCATGCCGGCGTCGGGCCACTACACCGCCACCAAGGCGGGGCTGGTGGGGTTGACCCGCTCCCTGGCCAAAGAGCTGGGTCCGCGCGGCATCCGGGTCAACGTGGTGGCCCCCGGGGTGATCGACACCGGCGAGGAGCAGAACGCGCCCCCCGAGGCGCGCACCGCCATCGCAGCGCGCACCGGAGGCCTCTCGGCACTGGGCCGGCGCGGTTCTCCGGACGAGGTGGCCGGGGCGGTGGTGTTCCTGGCCAGCGACCTGTCCACCTACCTGACCGGCGCGACCATCGACGTCGACGGCGGCATCTGA